A single region of the Vicinamibacterales bacterium genome encodes:
- a CDS encoding DUF3570 domain-containing protein, with product MQVGWSSRAAAVVAGGLAASVVLASAAIRAESVLNLQFHTFQDSRGVTVLEPIVDLDKDFTDRSGLKVKFGVDAITAASDSCARCHPDGHSSGRTFVNFDYRRKFGAFKVDVGGEISRENFYAADTALVSVSRDLNKGNTTIAGGYSFSLNRPQLHPTQTVENQYAHDLFASLTQTLTRGTIVQLAYDYNRISGFQSNPFLRTSVDNLMVVGNAPDLRTRQAIVVRLRQALPAATYLETDYRRYTDSWSVHSNTVSVGLEHYFRPTLLVGFTYRWYDQTAAFFYQPFYLGSPEFYTGDFRLAPFNAGTYSGHVLYTPANRLFDLLPDKTALDLRYDRYLASTGFQAAMFSFGLRVPF from the coding sequence GTGCAAGTAGGCTGGTCCTCGAGGGCGGCGGCCGTCGTAGCCGGTGGCCTGGCGGCGAGCGTGGTCCTCGCGTCGGCGGCGATCCGCGCCGAGAGCGTGCTCAACCTGCAGTTCCACACGTTCCAGGACAGCCGCGGGGTGACCGTGCTCGAGCCGATTGTCGATCTCGACAAGGACTTCACCGATCGCTCGGGTCTCAAGGTGAAGTTCGGGGTCGACGCGATCACGGCGGCGTCCGACTCCTGCGCCCGGTGCCACCCGGACGGCCACAGCAGCGGCAGGACGTTCGTCAACTTCGACTACCGGCGCAAGTTCGGCGCGTTCAAGGTGGATGTGGGTGGCGAGATCAGCCGGGAGAACTTCTACGCGGCCGACACCGCCCTGGTGTCGGTTTCGCGCGATCTGAACAAGGGCAATACGACGATCGCCGGTGGCTATTCCTTCTCGTTGAACCGGCCGCAACTGCATCCGACGCAGACCGTCGAGAACCAGTACGCCCATGACCTGTTCGCATCTCTCACCCAGACGCTGACACGGGGAACGATCGTACAGCTCGCCTATGACTACAACCGGATCAGCGGGTTCCAGAGCAACCCCTTCCTGCGGACGAGCGTGGACAACCTGATGGTCGTCGGCAACGCCCCAGACCTCCGGACCCGCCAGGCGATCGTGGTGCGGTTGCGGCAGGCGTTGCCGGCGGCGACGTACCTCGAGACCGACTACCGGCGGTACACCGACAGTTGGTCGGTGCACTCGAACACGGTCTCAGTCGGACTCGAACACTACTTCAGACCGACGCTGCTCGTCGGCTTCACCTACCGGTGGTACGACCAGACGGCAGCCTTCTTCTACCAGCCCTTCTACCTCGGCAGCCCTGAGTTCTACACCGGAGACTTCCGGCTGGCGCCGTTCAACGCGGGTACCTACAGCGGGCACGTGCTCTACACCCCGGCGAACCGGCTGTTCGATCTCCTGCCCGACAAGACCGCGCTGGACCTGCGGTACGACCGGTACCTCGCGAGCACAGGGTTCCAGGCAGCCATGTTCTCGTTCGGCCTGCGCGTGCCGTTCTGA
- a CDS encoding FAD:protein FMN transferase, with the protein MSKLQHVKHRLAVVLVLLCLGGFVGLSAQPAWQGSDISRDFRYLMGTSVEVRVFGGDASSRQSAAAEAFGAMAEVDRLMSNWRADSEITAANRDARDFAVRLSDPLFTVIQAGQMVADRSGGAFDMTVGPLMKLWGFRPRNPHLPTAEELAPVRGLVNFRNVQLDEASHTMRFVRPDVEVDLGGIAKGFAVEVAAGALRRRGLGGFIDAGGNQYMLGKPPGKPAWTVGIRDPDHADGLLGTLVLPEGSVSTSAQYANFLTIAGRRYGHILDPRTMMPSDASLAVTLYSPDGTLADAVSKAAFNLGPSRGVALIESFPQMLGAIAYRRSDGAVGLAMTSRTRAVFHPVAPR; encoded by the coding sequence GTGTCGAAGCTGCAGCACGTGAAGCATCGCCTGGCCGTTGTCCTGGTCCTGTTGTGCCTGGGCGGGTTCGTTGGCCTCTCCGCTCAGCCCGCCTGGCAGGGCAGCGACATCTCGCGCGACTTCCGGTACCTGATGGGCACGTCGGTCGAAGTCCGTGTCTTCGGCGGCGACGCCTCGTCGCGCCAATCCGCCGCCGCCGAGGCGTTCGGAGCGATGGCCGAGGTCGATCGGCTGATGAGCAACTGGCGCGCCGACAGCGAGATCACCGCCGCCAACCGCGACGCGCGCGACTTCGCGGTGCGGTTGAGCGATCCGCTCTTCACCGTCATCCAGGCAGGTCAGATGGTGGCCGATCGGAGCGGCGGCGCCTTCGACATGACCGTCGGGCCGCTGATGAAACTATGGGGCTTCCGGCCGCGAAACCCGCACCTGCCAACGGCCGAGGAACTCGCGCCGGTTCGCGGGCTGGTGAACTTCCGGAATGTCCAACTCGACGAGGCGTCGCACACGATGCGCTTCGTGAGGCCCGACGTCGAGGTCGATCTTGGCGGGATTGCCAAGGGATTTGCCGTCGAAGTCGCGGCTGGCGCCCTGCGCCGGCGCGGCCTGGGAGGCTTCATCGACGCGGGGGGCAACCAGTACATGCTCGGCAAGCCGCCCGGCAAGCCGGCGTGGACGGTTGGGATCCGTGACCCGGACCACGCCGACGGCCTGCTCGGCACGCTCGTCCTGCCCGAGGGTTCCGTCTCGACGTCCGCACAATACGCGAACTTCCTGACCATCGCGGGCCGGCGCTACGGCCACATCCTCGACCCGAGGACGATGATGCCAAGCGATGCGTCGCTGGCGGTGACCCTCTACTCTCCAGATGGGACGCTCGCGGACGCGGTGTCGAAGGCGGCGTTCAACCTCGGCCCGTCGCGGGGCGTCGCCCTGATTGAGTCGTTCCCCCAGATGCTCGGCGCGATCGCGTACCGTCGGTCCGACGGGGCGGTTGGCCTGGCGATGACCAGCCGGACCAGGGCGGTGTTCCACCCGGTTGCCCCACGGTAG
- a CDS encoding DinB family protein, which translates to MAIKDALLPEFDHEMALTRKVLARVPDGKFGWKPHDKSMTLGRLAGHLAEIPGWVKETLTLDSLDMGGDHTSDIPATREAVLAKFDKMVAVARPLIDAATDAQFMSPWTLKNKGQDLFTMPKVAVVRAWVFNHNVHHRGQMSVYLRLNDVPVPSIYGPSADEPA; encoded by the coding sequence ATGGCGATCAAGGATGCACTGTTGCCGGAGTTCGATCACGAGATGGCGCTGACCCGCAAGGTGCTCGCGCGCGTGCCCGACGGCAAGTTCGGCTGGAAACCGCACGACAAGTCGATGACGCTCGGCCGGCTGGCCGGACACCTCGCCGAGATTCCCGGCTGGGTGAAGGAGACGCTCACGCTCGACAGCCTCGACATGGGCGGCGATCACACGTCCGACATTCCCGCGACGCGCGAGGCCGTGCTGGCCAAGTTCGACAAGATGGTGGCCGTGGCGCGACCGCTGATCGACGCCGCAACCGACGCCCAGTTCATGTCACCCTGGACCCTGAAGAACAAGGGCCAGGACCTCTTTACCATGCCAAAGGTGGCGGTCGTGCGCGCGTGGGTGTTCAACCACAACGTGCACCACCGGGGTCAGATGAGCGTCTATCTGCGCCTCAACGACGTCCCGGTGCCGTCCATCTACGGTCCGAGCGCGGACGAACCCGCGTAG
- a CDS encoding DUF6798 domain-containing protein encodes MAWFLVVSAIFGTAYTMRPLYSSNQNHHFLKGLADAGVGFLSDDWQVTTADPFPVFSAVVAFTHRYLSDNLFYLCYYLLFGAYILAVLRVGATGMRDGRSRTEQVVVFSLLTLLHNEVFAYLVLFDKAHIGWWQMTHWGVAGQEIFGHGAFQASSFGMLLPLAVLLFIRGRPIAAAVLAAVVADVHFSYALTSGSLVAAFVALTAWQSRQWRRAVIMSVLAAAIVTPMLWYTLRNFGPTSPEASVQAFRILSDHLPFEAVPSRWLGATCVAQLGLVIVAMILARRTALLVVLAVPTAVGVLLTAVQVLTGNQTLGLIFPWRTSVLVVPVSTAIIASRGVGWLFERWSLDRGAARKVVVAVAVVNVFLGVTTGIVRMTSEFALHYDYGPLERVVRWVAPAPIYADFVQELRPDSVPVLRYVERTRAKGDLYLIPPDLQRFRTYGGAPAFVDYKSHPYKDVEVIEWDRRLHLAQRFYAGQNDCTALEFITAHYRISHVVLDRRVSQTVCAGLAPVFVDDSYGVYRIVPAQ; translated from the coding sequence GTGGCGTGGTTTCTGGTGGTGTCGGCGATCTTCGGCACCGCCTACACGATGCGCCCCCTCTACAGCTCGAACCAGAATCATCACTTTCTCAAGGGGCTCGCCGACGCTGGTGTCGGATTCCTGAGCGACGACTGGCAGGTGACGACCGCCGATCCCTTCCCGGTCTTCAGCGCGGTCGTCGCCTTCACGCACCGGTATCTCTCGGACAACCTCTTCTACCTCTGCTACTACCTCCTGTTCGGTGCGTACATCCTGGCCGTGCTGCGCGTGGGCGCCACCGGCATGCGCGACGGCCGTTCGCGAACCGAGCAGGTCGTAGTGTTCTCGCTCTTGACGTTGCTGCACAACGAGGTCTTCGCCTATCTCGTCCTCTTCGACAAGGCACACATCGGCTGGTGGCAGATGACCCACTGGGGTGTTGCCGGGCAGGAGATCTTCGGTCACGGAGCATTCCAGGCCAGCTCGTTCGGTATGCTGTTGCCGCTCGCGGTACTGCTGTTCATTCGGGGCCGGCCCATCGCCGCGGCCGTGCTCGCAGCCGTCGTCGCCGACGTGCACTTCAGCTACGCTCTGACATCGGGATCGCTGGTGGCCGCTTTTGTCGCCCTGACAGCCTGGCAATCGCGGCAATGGCGGCGCGCCGTGATCATGTCGGTTCTGGCGGCAGCCATCGTGACGCCGATGCTGTGGTACACCCTGCGCAACTTCGGCCCCACATCGCCCGAGGCGTCCGTGCAGGCGTTTCGAATCCTCTCGGACCATCTGCCGTTCGAGGCCGTTCCGAGCCGCTGGCTTGGCGCGACATGCGTCGCGCAGCTCGGCTTGGTCATCGTGGCGATGATTCTCGCTCGCCGCACGGCGCTGCTGGTGGTTCTGGCCGTTCCCACGGCAGTTGGTGTGCTGCTCACCGCCGTTCAGGTGCTCACCGGGAACCAGACACTCGGGCTGATCTTCCCGTGGCGGACCTCGGTGCTCGTGGTTCCTGTTTCGACGGCCATCATCGCCTCGCGCGGCGTCGGTTGGTTGTTCGAACGCTGGTCACTCGATCGCGGTGCCGCACGCAAGGTGGTCGTGGCGGTGGCAGTCGTCAACGTCTTTCTTGGCGTCACGACTGGAATCGTTCGCATGACCTCCGAGTTCGCCCTGCACTACGACTACGGTCCGCTCGAACGAGTCGTGCGCTGGGTGGCACCGGCGCCGATCTACGCGGACTTCGTCCAGGAACTCAGGCCCGACAGCGTTCCCGTCCTGAGATATGTCGAACGGACGAGGGCGAAGGGCGACCTCTACCTGATTCCGCCAGATCTCCAACGATTCCGAACGTATGGAGGCGCTCCGGCCTTCGTCGACTACAAGTCGCACCCGTACAAAGATGTCGAGGTGATCGAGTGGGATCGCCGATTGCATCTTGCCCAACGGTTCTACGCGGGCCAGAACGACTGTACCGCGCTCGAGTTCATCACCGCGCACTACCGGATCTCGCACGTCGTTCTCGACCGGCGCGTCAGCCAGACCGTGTGCGCCGGGTTGGCGCCGGTCTTCGTCGACGACAGCTACGGCGTTTATCGGATCGTGCCGGCGCAGTAG
- a CDS encoding DUF4266 domain-containing protein, with protein sequence MTGKPRVGLLIAGALLLAALTGGCATVQPWQRGRLADPCMVFDYDGGQADFASHWQTAREGSAGGFGVQGGGCGCK encoded by the coding sequence ATGACCGGGAAGCCGCGTGTTGGACTGCTCATCGCCGGAGCGCTGCTGCTTGCGGCGCTGACGGGCGGTTGCGCGACCGTCCAGCCATGGCAGCGCGGAAGACTCGCGGACCCCTGCATGGTGTTCGATTACGACGGGGGCCAGGCCGACTTTGCCAGCCACTGGCAGACCGCGCGCGAAGGCTCCGCCGGCGGATTTGGGGTCCAGGGAGGAGGCTGCGGGTGCAAGTAG
- a CDS encoding DUF3999 family protein, whose product MRFCSLTWPIALAVACGAAVQGAEETTFRYQAPIVVSQPGAFVLVPLSVEVYAHSQQTGLNDLRVIDAHGERVPFALLDPRGSQVEITDQTREATIYPLPPRPAADGTWAAPVELTVEGDRINVKRRPGVSTAGTAGQRSGGWLVDLGERRPSDPPPRALRFDWTGPAEFTAAYQFETSDDLRRWHPGGAGQLMALVSAAGTLSQQSVVLPLAAGRFVRLVWVDDATPPAIVRAQVLSPEQRTIALDPPAELVFSPGAKPTGKPAAADTDTHALFFDLGGALPIGQVELRWTGGTHVAPVRIEGRTQVGNSWSSLLAGVFYRLDRDGVVSTSGPVTVGALARYVRVSPDPRAGVLDPMRTRLVVRAHLASLVFAAQGQAPYTLLAGSATAPAGPLPVGTLVPALDDERARFGRAALGTWIEVAAAARQAGAERRQAIFRLVLLWSVLVGGVTGLAFMVWRLARGTTPGTRG is encoded by the coding sequence ATGAGGTTTTGTAGCCTGACCTGGCCGATCGCCCTGGCGGTGGCTTGCGGCGCAGCCGTGCAAGGCGCGGAGGAGACGACGTTCCGCTACCAGGCGCCGATAGTCGTGAGCCAGCCCGGGGCCTTCGTGCTGGTACCGTTGTCCGTCGAGGTCTACGCCCACAGCCAGCAGACCGGATTGAACGACCTGCGCGTCATCGACGCCCACGGCGAGCGGGTGCCGTTCGCTCTTCTCGACCCTCGCGGCAGCCAGGTCGAGATCACCGACCAGACTCGCGAGGCGACGATCTACCCGTTGCCCCCGAGGCCCGCTGCCGACGGAACCTGGGCGGCGCCAGTCGAACTCACCGTCGAGGGCGATCGCATCAACGTGAAGCGGCGACCCGGAGTGAGCACTGCCGGCACCGCTGGACAGCGCTCGGGCGGGTGGCTCGTGGACTTGGGCGAACGCAGGCCGTCGGACCCACCACCGCGGGCGCTGCGCTTCGATTGGACTGGCCCGGCCGAGTTCACCGCAGCCTACCAGTTCGAGACGAGCGACGACCTCCGCCGCTGGCATCCGGGCGGTGCCGGCCAGTTGATGGCGCTGGTGTCGGCAGCGGGGACACTCTCGCAACAAAGCGTCGTGCTGCCGCTCGCCGCGGGCCGGTTCGTCAGGCTCGTGTGGGTCGATGACGCGACGCCACCGGCAATCGTCAGGGCACAGGTGCTGAGTCCGGAGCAGCGGACCATCGCGCTCGATCCACCGGCTGAACTCGTCTTCTCCCCCGGCGCGAAGCCGACCGGGAAGCCGGCGGCAGCGGATACCGACACGCACGCACTGTTCTTCGATCTCGGCGGCGCGCTGCCGATCGGGCAGGTGGAGTTGCGGTGGACCGGCGGCACGCATGTCGCGCCTGTGCGCATCGAGGGTCGAACCCAGGTTGGCAACTCCTGGTCATCGCTCCTGGCGGGCGTCTTCTACCGGCTCGATAGAGACGGCGTCGTCAGCACATCCGGCCCGGTCACGGTCGGAGCCCTCGCACGCTACGTGCGGGTCTCCCCCGATCCGCGCGCCGGCGTCCTGGACCCGATGCGAACGCGGCTCGTCGTGAGGGCGCACCTCGCCAGCCTGGTGTTCGCGGCACAGGGCCAGGCGCCGTACACGCTGCTCGCGGGTTCGGCCACGGCCCCCGCAGGTCCGTTGCCTGTGGGCACTCTGGTGCCAGCCCTCGACGATGAGCGCGCACGATTCGGCCGAGCGGCGCTGGGCACGTGGATTGAGGTCGCTGCCGCCGCGCGGCAAGCCGGGGCGGAGCGCCGACAGGCGATCTTCAGGCTGGTGCTGCTGTGGAGCGTGCTCGTCGGCGGCGTGACCGGCCTGGCGTTCATGGTCTGGCGCCTCGCGCGCGGAACGACACCAGGGACACGCGGCTGA
- a CDS encoding DUF2339 domain-containing protein, with protein sequence MPTIIAIVVGGVIGAVWGGSFGAVAGAALAWLLMRSFRLEKQLASLRQALDAAEKRWSISQRVPVAPPPIATSAVTSVPPPVTVTPRSTPPEPPTDTSPVVRPVPPSAPRRVEAPARLFPDAAGAEDSDELSRLMGWLLGGNTIVKVGIGILFIGLAFLAKYASEHVQVPVEVRLSSIGGAALVLLAIGWRLRERRPGYAQTLQGGAVAVLYLTLFVAFRFYGVLAVGPVFGLMVMVAVLAAALAVLQDAPSLAVIGALGGFATPLLVSTGTGNYVALFSYYLVLDLGIAAVAWYRTWRALNLIGFLFTFLVGTAWGVLQYQQSHYQASQTFLATFFLVFVAITLMPARQQPAAVPAGRADGWVNGTLLFGVPTVTFALQYGLVRNTASGVALSALALAAFYVLLAAWMRARPHLAVVFEGSLAIGTVFLTLTIPFALDARSTAGAWALEGAGLVWLGFRQTRPLGRVFGYGLLLLAGGVLLVTAAVGAAPTRMLDATLLNALLVAASSIAGAWFVQRSADRTTTSSWFDADVERAAEPVLIGWATLWLAFAAYVEIGTFVKPEFQLAASLACLSAVALVYAGLSVWLQWRLIATPVIGHAPLLVLGVVASAFLKASPIEAGGWWAWPLALATHLVVLGRAAPQWSAGTRESVHLLGVVVLAALGALQGRSITSDWGESTSAWAWLGWLAFPAGLLLVLPRPATARVWPVSAAPRAYQTDAAGALTFGLLLWAFVANAASNGSAAPLPHVPLLNPLDLGVGVALFAAWRWRESDAARIASAWVPRLAFACMAGDGFIWLNAILIRAFHHYRGVPFHVDAWMASLAVQTGISLLWTVTALVLMWLAARYVLRAPWMAGAALLGAVVLKLLIVDLSGSGTVTRIVSFIGVGVLMLVIGYVAPLPGKGERHEVL encoded by the coding sequence GTGCCAACCATCATCGCGATTGTGGTCGGTGGCGTGATCGGCGCGGTCTGGGGCGGGAGTTTTGGCGCAGTCGCCGGCGCGGCCCTGGCGTGGCTGTTGATGAGATCGTTCCGGCTCGAGAAGCAACTCGCCAGCCTGCGGCAGGCGCTCGATGCTGCCGAGAAACGGTGGTCGATCAGCCAACGTGTTCCTGTCGCCCCGCCGCCGATCGCGACATCGGCTGTCACTTCTGTCCCACCGCCGGTCACAGTCACGCCGCGGTCGACTCCGCCAGAGCCACCGACCGATACATCTCCCGTCGTGCGGCCGGTTCCGCCGTCGGCACCGCGCCGTGTAGAGGCGCCCGCACGTCTTTTCCCGGACGCGGCAGGTGCCGAGGACTCGGACGAACTGTCGCGCCTCATGGGCTGGCTGCTGGGCGGCAACACCATCGTCAAGGTCGGCATCGGCATCCTGTTCATCGGTCTCGCCTTCCTGGCCAAGTACGCCTCCGAACACGTTCAGGTCCCGGTGGAAGTGCGGCTGAGCTCCATTGGGGGCGCCGCGCTGGTCCTGTTGGCCATCGGGTGGCGGCTGCGAGAGCGACGGCCCGGATATGCCCAGACACTCCAGGGCGGCGCTGTGGCCGTTCTGTACCTGACGCTGTTCGTGGCGTTCCGTTTCTACGGCGTGCTGGCGGTCGGGCCTGTCTTCGGTTTGATGGTGATGGTGGCGGTTCTCGCCGCCGCGCTGGCCGTGCTGCAGGACGCCCCCTCGCTTGCGGTGATCGGCGCGCTCGGCGGTTTCGCGACTCCCCTGCTGGTCTCAACCGGCACCGGCAACTATGTCGCGCTGTTCAGCTACTACCTGGTGCTCGACCTCGGCATCGCCGCCGTGGCCTGGTACAGAACGTGGCGAGCCCTCAACCTGATTGGCTTCCTGTTCACGTTCCTCGTGGGCACGGCATGGGGCGTCCTGCAGTACCAGCAGTCCCACTACCAGGCCAGCCAGACATTCCTCGCGACTTTCTTCCTGGTGTTCGTTGCGATCACGCTGATGCCGGCGCGCCAGCAACCTGCCGCGGTTCCGGCCGGGCGTGCTGACGGGTGGGTCAACGGCACGTTGCTCTTCGGCGTTCCCACCGTCACGTTTGCGCTGCAATACGGTCTCGTGCGGAACACCGCCTCTGGTGTGGCGTTGTCAGCATTGGCCCTGGCGGCTTTCTACGTGCTGCTGGCGGCGTGGATGCGCGCGCGTCCGCATCTGGCGGTGGTGTTCGAGGGCAGCCTCGCAATCGGCACGGTGTTCCTCACGCTCACGATTCCGTTTGCGCTCGACGCGCGGAGCACGGCCGGGGCCTGGGCCCTCGAGGGCGCAGGACTCGTATGGCTGGGGTTCCGGCAGACGCGCCCGCTCGGGCGAGTGTTCGGGTACGGGCTGCTGCTGCTTGCCGGCGGTGTGCTGCTGGTCACGGCTGCAGTCGGCGCGGCCCCAACTCGAATGCTCGATGCGACGCTGCTGAACGCCCTGCTCGTGGCTGCGTCGTCGATCGCGGGCGCATGGTTCGTGCAGAGGTCCGCTGATCGGACCACGACGTCCTCATGGTTCGACGCGGACGTCGAACGAGCGGCCGAGCCGGTGCTGATTGGGTGGGCCACGCTGTGGCTCGCCTTTGCCGCCTACGTCGAGATCGGAACCTTCGTGAAGCCGGAGTTCCAGCTGGCCGCCTCGCTCGCATGTCTGAGCGCGGTGGCACTCGTATACGCCGGCCTGTCGGTATGGCTGCAGTGGAGACTGATCGCGACGCCAGTCATTGGCCACGCGCCGCTGCTCGTGCTGGGCGTCGTGGCCAGCGCCTTCCTGAAGGCGAGTCCAATCGAGGCGGGCGGATGGTGGGCATGGCCCCTTGCACTGGCGACTCATCTCGTCGTGCTCGGTCGCGCCGCGCCGCAGTGGTCCGCGGGCACGCGAGAATCCGTGCACCTGCTGGGCGTCGTGGTGCTGGCCGCGCTCGGCGCGCTGCAGGGTCGTTCGATCACGTCGGATTGGGGCGAGTCCACCAGCGCATGGGCCTGGCTCGGCTGGCTCGCCTTTCCTGCTGGCCTCTTGCTCGTGCTGCCGCGCCCGGCGACTGCGCGGGTGTGGCCGGTGAGCGCGGCGCCGCGAGCCTACCAGACCGACGCGGCTGGTGCCTTGACGTTCGGCCTGTTGCTCTGGGCATTCGTCGCCAACGCGGCGTCCAACGGGTCGGCTGCGCCGCTGCCGCACGTGCCCCTGCTGAACCCGCTCGACCTGGGCGTGGGCGTCGCGCTGTTCGCGGCGTGGCGCTGGAGGGAGAGCGACGCGGCGCGCATCGCGTCCGCGTGGGTACCCAGGCTGGCCTTCGCGTGCATGGCCGGCGACGGGTTCATCTGGCTGAACGCGATCCTGATCCGCGCGTTCCACCACTATCGCGGCGTGCCGTTCCACGTGGATGCGTGGATGGCGTCGCTGGCTGTGCAGACGGGTATTTCGCTGCTGTGGACGGTCACCGCGCTCGTGTTGATGTGGCTCGCGGCCCGGTATGTCCTCCGCGCGCCATGGATGGCGGGTGCCGCGCTATTGGGCGCAGTCGTGCTGAAGCTGCTGATCGTGGATCTGTCCGGCTCGGGCACGGTGACCCGCATCGTGTCGTTCATCGGCGTCGGCGTATTGATGCTCGTCATCGGGTACGTGGCCCCGCTGCCCGGGAAGGGGGAGCGCCATGAGGTTTTGTAG
- a CDS encoding TlpA disulfide reductase family protein, which produces MKRLVGGRAIAAMTITIAFLASPGRVAAAAPQSGAPGQPAPAVRLSSADGSVLSLADLKGRVVLVDFWASWCAPCRRSFPALDRLYVNLKSRGFEVIAVNLDERRQDAVDFLVARPHETTVVFDPEGASARAFGLAGMPTSFLIDREGRIRFVHVGYTDKVLDAYRREIEQLLTEPSAEGNR; this is translated from the coding sequence ATGAAACGACTGGTGGGTGGCCGCGCGATCGCGGCCATGACAATCACAATCGCTTTCCTCGCGTCGCCGGGTCGGGTCGCCGCCGCGGCGCCACAATCCGGGGCCCCAGGGCAGCCGGCGCCGGCTGTTCGCCTGTCCTCGGCAGACGGCTCGGTCCTTTCGCTGGCCGACCTGAAGGGGCGGGTCGTGCTCGTGGACTTCTGGGCGAGCTGGTGCGCCCCATGCCGCCGCTCGTTTCCCGCGCTCGATCGCCTCTACGTGAACCTCAAGTCACGCGGCTTCGAGGTGATTGCGGTGAACCTCGACGAGCGGCGACAGGACGCGGTCGACTTCCTCGTCGCGCGGCCTCACGAGACCACCGTCGTCTTCGATCCCGAGGGGGCAAGCGCGCGGGCGTTCGGTCTCGCCGGCATGCCGACATCATTCCTGATCGATCGAGAAGGACGCATCCGGTTCGTACACGTCGGATACACGGACAAGGTGCTCGACGCCTACCGGCGCGAGATCGAGCAGTTGCTGACCGAACCGTCGGCGGAGGGGAACAGATGA
- a CDS encoding PDZ domain-containing protein encodes MSMTTGLGGVLVVWTVGLLMAGLSEPPRQANPPSALPLHLTGLMVDKETPSKSACLILCTGPVERRGMFFAGQNVCDLAAIQEIRDDGVIITNLLTKRVEVLTFSPAKPSTGALPPPPAVPAPAAASDIVAIELPKASVDLYLANLPDLLASAVAVPRYRETANGRRSIDGYEIGQVRQGGAVEQMGLRDGDVVLEVNGQPLDGMATVMRILGQIQNMPQAKVTVLRKGQRMTFVFNTK; translated from the coding sequence ATGAGCATGACGACGGGCCTCGGGGGGGTTCTCGTCGTGTGGACGGTCGGGCTGCTGATGGCCGGCCTCTCAGAGCCACCTCGACAGGCCAATCCTCCCTCGGCACTCCCGCTCCATCTGACCGGTTTGATGGTGGACAAGGAGACACCGTCCAAGTCCGCGTGCCTCATCCTCTGCACTGGGCCCGTGGAGAGGCGAGGGATGTTCTTCGCCGGACAGAACGTCTGCGATCTCGCGGCAATCCAGGAGATTCGCGACGACGGCGTCATCATCACCAATCTCCTGACGAAGCGTGTGGAAGTCCTGACCTTCTCGCCGGCGAAGCCTTCGACTGGCGCGCTGCCACCACCACCTGCCGTCCCTGCGCCTGCCGCAGCGTCGGACATCGTAGCCATCGAGCTTCCGAAAGCCTCGGTCGATCTCTACCTGGCGAATCTCCCCGATCTCCTGGCTTCGGCGGTGGCGGTGCCCCGCTATCGAGAAACAGCGAACGGGCGTCGATCGATCGACGGGTACGAAATCGGCCAGGTCAGGCAAGGCGGTGCGGTCGAACAGATGGGACTCCGAGACGGCGATGTCGTCCTGGAGGTGAATGGCCAACCGCTGGACGGCATGGCGACTGTCATGCGGATCCTCGGACAGATCCAGAACATGCCTCAGGCGAAGGTGACCGTCCTGCGGAAGGGCCAGCGGATGACGTTCGTCTTCAACACGAAGTGA